A genome region from Scomber japonicus isolate fScoJap1 chromosome 15, fScoJap1.pri, whole genome shotgun sequence includes the following:
- the LOC128374593 gene encoding DEP domain-containing mTOR-interacting protein-like, with translation MKAGGAGGGGGRCGGSQGGARLRSSSDGSRYSRRGVGLSANSSSSPVLSNPKSVLKRPVSTEELQTPGGPYMKKTFTIVGDAVGWGFVVRGNRPCHIQAVEPCGPAAAAGMKVCQFVVSVNGLNVLNMDYRTVSHLILTGPRTVVMEVMEENPNTNH, from the exons ATGAAGgcaggaggagcaggtggaggtggaggccgATGTGGAGGAAGTCAGGGAGGAGCTCGGCTGAGGAGCAGCAGTGATGGAAGCAGATACAGCAGGAGAGGAGTTGGCCTCTCTGctaactcctcctcctctccagtgcTCTCCAACCCCAAATCAG TCCTAAAGAGACCAGTGAGCACAGAGGAGCTGCAAACACCAGGAGGACCTTACATGAAGAAAACATTCACa ATTGTGGGCGATGCGGTCGGCTGGGGGTTCGTGGTCAGAGGAAACCGGCCGTGTCACATTCAGGCTGTGGAGCCCTGtggacctgctgctgctgcagggatGAAG GTTTGTCAGTTTGTGGTTTCGGTCAACGGTCTCAATGTTCTGAATATGGACTACCGGACCGTGAGCCACCTAATCCTAACGGGCCCCCGAACCGTGGTGATGGAGGTAATGGAGGAGAACCCGAACACGAACCACTGA
- the LOC128374594 gene encoding golgin subfamily A member 6-like protein 25 — MENINTPSDLIFGQSELQYLRRAFLSSQADIQKLATENAALKQQMASKEQSWENERKKLLSEHRRILAEDVLQTSTELDKVVEELKLKRELYELRCEMSRQVQEKEDEVRSIKQELLDKTKDQEEDLRRENEKVSKSCEDKVTELKTTYDQQVSDLNTEWQSRLLEKENVITDLEVKAKEVSEENLHLKKKVEVMEAFLTKLEKWKTKCQDQLDDHCRVEEQLHLKVEQLEEKIELLTKENTDLELFKKSQEAAMKRRKELRALRQAEREEREKKEKEDEGKDKKQLKRERGEGEKNEKMGKKDREKVEKERLKQEQKDQKKRLKQEQEDQKIFGQSELQYLRRAFLSSQADIQKLATENAALKQQMASKEQSWENERKKLLSEHRRILAEDVLQTSTELDKVVEELKLKRELYELRCEMSRQVQEKEDEVRSIKQELLDKTKDQEEDLRRENEKVSKSCEDKVTELKTSYDQQVSDLNTEWQSRLLEKENVITDLEVKAKEVSEENLHLKKKVEVMEAFLTKLEKWKTKCQDQLDDHCRVEEQLHLKVEQLEEKIELLTKENTDLELFKKSQEAAMKRRKELRALRQAEREEREKKEKEDEGKDKKQLKRERGEGEKNEKMGKKDREKVEKERLKQEQKDQKKRLKQEQEDQKIFGQSELQYLRRAFLSSQADIQKLATENAALKQQMASKEQSWENERKKLLSEHRRILAEDVLQTSTELDKVVEELKLKRELYELRCEMSRQVQEKEDEVRSIKQELLDKTKDQEEDLRRENEKVSKSCEDKVTELKTTYDQQVSDLNTEWQRRLLEKENVITDLEVKAKEVSEENFHLKKKVEVMEAFLTKLEKWKTKCQDQLDDHCRVEEQLHLKVEQLEEKIELLTKENTDLELFKKSQEAAMKRRKELRALRQAEREEREKKEKEDEGKDKKQLKRERKEGEKNEKMGKKDREKVEKERLKQEQKDQKKRLKQEQEDQKIFGQSELQYLRRAFLSSQADIQKLATENAALKQQMASKEQSWENERKKLLSEHRRILAEDVLQTSTELDKVVEELKLKRELYELRCEMSRQVQEKEDEVRSIKQELLDKTKDQEEDLRRENEKVSKSCEDKVTELKTSYDQQVSDLNTEWQSRLLEKENVITDLEVKAKEVSEENFHLKKKVEVMEAFLTKLEKWKTKCQDQLDDHCRVEEQLHLKVEQLEEKIELLTKENTDLELFKKSQEAAMKRRKELRALRQAEREEREKKEKEDEGKDKKQLKRERKEGEKNEKMGKKDREKVEKERLKQEQKDQKKRLKQEQEDQKIDRGSGELVNRVDQSRFGGD; from the exons ATGGAGAACATCAACACCCCAAGTGATCTG aTTTTTGGACAAAGTGAGCTGCAGTACCTGCGACGAGCCTTTCTGAGCTCCCAAGCTGACATCCAGAAACTGGCCACAGAAAATGCTGCTCTGAAACAGCAGATGGCCAGCAAAGAGCAAAGCTGggagaacgaaagaaagaaacttcTTTCTGAACACCGTCGCATTTTGGCCGAAGACGTTCTTCAGACCAGTACGGAACTTGATAAGGTCGTAGAAGAACTAAAACTGAAAAGGGAGCTCTATGAACTGCGTTGTGAGATGTCCCGACAAGTGCAGGAAAAGGAGGATGAGGTCCGCTCCATAAAGCAAGAACTCCTGGATAAGACGAAAGACCAGGAAGAGGACCTGAGAAGGGAAAACGAGAAAGTTTCCAAGAGCTGTGAGGACAAGGTCACAGAGCTGAAAACCACCTATGACCAGCAGGTGAGTGACCTGAATACAGAGTGGCAAAGCCGGCTTCTCGAGAAGGAGAACGTCATCACTGACCTGGAGGTCAAAGCAAAAGAGGTCAGTGAAGAAAACCTTCACTTGAAAAAGAAAGTGGAAGTTATGGAGGCGTTTTTGACCAAGCTGGAAAAGtggaaaacaaaatgtcaagatCAGCTGGACGATCACTGCAGAGTAGAGGAGCAGTTGCATCTTAAAGTCGAGCAATTGGAAGAGAAGATAGAGCTcctgacaaaagaaaacactgacCTAGAG CTGTTCAAGAAAAGCCAAGAGGCGgcaatgaagaggaggaaggaattgaggGCGCTGAGACAAGCAGAGAGGGAAGAgcgagagaagaaggagaaagaagacgAGGGTAAGGACAAAAAACAGTTAAAGAGAGAAcggggggaaggagagaaaaacgaaaagatggggaaaaaagacCGTGAgaaggtggagaaggagagattAAAACAAGAGCAGAAGGACCAGAAGAAGAGGTTAAAACAAGAGCAGGAGGACCAGAAG aTTTTTGGACAAAGTGAGCTGCAGTACCTGCGACGAGCCTTTCTGAGCTCCCAAGCTGACATCCAGAAACTGGCCACAGAAAATGCTGCTCTGAAACAGCAGATGGCCAGCAAAGAGCAAAGCTGggagaacgaaagaaagaaacttcTTTCTGAACACCGTCGCATTTTGGCCGAAGACGTTCTTCAGACCAGTACGGAACTTGATAAGGTCGTAGAAGAACTAAAACTGAAAAGGGAGCTCTATGAACTGCGTTGTGAGATGTCCCGACAAGTGCAGGAAAAGGAGGATGAGGTCCGCTCCATAAAGCAAGAACTCCTGGATAAGACGAAAGACCAGGAAGAGGACCTGAGAAGGGAAAACGAGAAAGTTTCCAAGAGCTGTGAGGACAAGGTCACAGAGCTGAAAACCAGCTATGACCAGCAGGTGAGTGACCTGAATACAGAGTGGCAAAGCCGGCTTCTCGAGAAGGAGAACGTCATCACTGACCTGGAGGTCAAAGCAAAAGAGGTCAGTGAAGAAAACCTTCACTTGAAAAAGAAAGTGGAAGTTATGGAGGCGTTTTTGACCAAGCTGGAAAAGtggaaaacaaaatgtcaagatCAGCTGGACGATCACTGCAGAGTAGAGGAGCAGTTGCATCTTAAAGTCGAGCAATTGGAAGAGAAGATAGAGCTcctgacaaaagaaaacactgacCTAGAG CTGTTCAAGAAAAGCCAAGAGGCGgcaatgaagaggaggaaggaattgaggGCGCTGAGACAAGCAGAGAGGGAAGAgcgagagaagaaggagaaagaagacgAGGGTAAGGACAAAAAACAGTTAAAGAGAGAAcggggggaaggagagaaaaacgaaaagatggggaaaaaagacCGTGAgaaggtggagaaggagagattAAAACAAGAGCAGAAGGACCAGAAGAAGAGGTTAAAACAAGAGCAGGAGGACCAGAAG aTTTTTGGACAAAGTGAGCTGCAGTACCTGCGACGAGCCTTTCTGAGCTCCCAAGCTGACATCCAGAAACTGGCCACAGAAAATGCTGCTCTGAAACAGCAGATGGCCAGCAAAGAGCAAAGTTGggagaacgaaagaaagaaacttcTTTCTGAACACCGTCGCATTTTGGCCGAAGACGTTCTTCAGACCAGTACGGAACTTGATAAGGTCGTAGAAGAACTAAAACTGAAAAGGGAGCTCTACGAACTGCGTTGTGAGATGTCCCGACAAGTGCAGGAAAAGGAGGATGAGGTCCGCTCCATAAAGCAAGAACTCCTGGATAAGACGAAAGACCAGGAAGAGGACCTGAGAAGGGAAAACGAGAAAGTCTCCAAGAGCTGTGAGGACAAGGTCACAGAGCTGAAAACCACCTACGACCAGCAGGTGAGTGACCTGAATACAGAGTGGCAACGCCGGCTTCTCGAGAAGGAGAACGTCATCACTGACCTGGAAGTCAAAGCAAAAGAGGTCAGTGAAGAAAACTTTCACTTGAAAAAGAAAGTGGAAGTTATGGAGGCGTTTTTGACCAAGCTGGAAAAGtggaaaacaaaatgtcaagatCAGCTGGACGATCACTGCAGAGTAGAGGAGCAGTTGCATCTTAAAGTAGAGCAATTGGAAGAGAAGATAGAGCTcctgacaaaagaaaacactgacCTAGAG CTGTTCAAGAAAAGCCAAGAGGCGgcaatgaagaggaggaaggaattgaggGCGCTGAGACAAGCAGAGAGGGAAGAgcgagagaagaaggagaaagaagacgAGGGTAAGGACAAAAAACAGTTAAAGAGAGagcggaaggaaggagagaaaaacgaaaagatggggaaaaaagacCGTGAgaaggtggagaaggagagattAAAACAAGAGCAGAAGGACCAGAAGAAGAGGTTAAAACAAGAGCAGGAGGACCAGAAG aTTTTTGGACAAAGTGAGCTGCAGTACCTGCGACGAGCCTTTCTGAGCTCCCAAGCTGACATCCAGAAACTGGCCACAGAAAATGCTGCTCTGAAACAGCAGATGGCCAGCAAAGAGCAAAGCTGggagaacgaaagaaagaaacttcTTTCTGAACACCGTCGCATTTTGGCCGAAGACGTTCTTCAGACCAGTACAGAACTTGATAAGGTCGTAGAAGAACTAAAACTGAAAAGGGAGCTCTATGAACTGCGTTGTGAGATGTCCCGACAAGTGCAGGAAAAGGAGGATGAGGTCCGCTCCATAAAGCAAGAACTCCTGGATAAGACGAAAGACCAGGAAGAGGACCTGAGAAGGGAAAACGAGAAAGTTTCCAAGAGCTGTGAGGACAAGGTCACAGAGCTGAAAACCAGCTATGACCAGCAGGTGAGTGACCTGAATACAGAGTGGCAAAGCCGGCTTCTCGAGAAGGAGAACGTCATCACTGACCTGGAAGTCAAGGCAAAAGAGGTCAGTGAAGAAAACTTTCACTTGAAAAAGAAAGTGGAAGTTATGGAGGCGTTTTTGACCAAGCTGGAAAAGtggaaaacaaaatgtcaagatCAGCTGGACGATCACTGCAGAGTAGAGGAGCAGTTGCATCTTAAAGTCGAGCAATTGGAAGAGAAGATAGAGCTcctgacaaaagaaaacactgacCTAGAG CTGTTCAAGAAAAGCCAAGAGGCGgcaatgaagaggaggaaggaattgaggGCGCTGAGACAAGCAGAGAGGGAAGAgcgagagaagaaggagaaagaagacgAGGGTAAGGACAAAAAACAGTTAAAGagagaacggaaggaaggagagaaaaacgaaaagatggggaaaaaagacCGTGAgaaggtggagaaggagagattAAAACAAGAGCAGAAGGACCAGAAGAAGAGGTTAAAACAAGAGCAGGAGGACCAGAAG